One part of the Girardinichthys multiradiatus isolate DD_20200921_A chromosome 10, DD_fGirMul_XY1, whole genome shotgun sequence genome encodes these proteins:
- the grid2ipb gene encoding delphilin isoform X8, which produces MNCFGIFIPKKHRQRFDEAVSQNMINRLCRSKSISEPQGRIRRSRSEDHSDRRRGSKRASSVPRDGGEPEREKGLRKSGSGVPTHPPLGPSQRMIRVYRGKKSFGFTLRGHAPVCIDSVIPDSPAEECGLKPGDRILFLNGLDMRNCSHEKVVSMLQGSGGMPTLVVEEGPSDFSSDQTDPEDSPSLAPAMVPRSRSPALSSLQWVAEILPPSIKVHGRTFSQQLEHLLTIQERYTICKALETFFQHRNVDTLIVDIFPVLDTPAKQLIWQFIYQLLTYDEQEHCQNKLSRFLGFKSSVLLDPDGAPEHHKRSSSMRVTGSSYRSSVRERSSDDCIIGTHLGMGIHVDECGSPEERQSGDGTSFPESPDLSHMTGVYTELENMYAGKTVSPMQGVPPAEPEVVGQTEAYGRSLSPLTLPPLTGNRKSGLSLSWKEPLPTTVYEIQHQSSVESNPYVSLESPPASPQHPDSGPNTLTRRKKLFTFSRPPRSRDTDKFLDALSEQLGHRVTLVDDFAPGENDYEEIDEGGCHGFRRRGWPMSFPDDQDMGFMSHHLSSGSSEDHSSSDEAPSPTYSSGYEPIPPPPNQSPPPPPPFQALIPPPVQFTDPLPPVRFSPEHVPRSRVPFQPHHPIIPPPPPPPRSLLSSRSPLHKPSREEVEKARQRFRATSTRFSQGITPLSSSTLRSSHMSRASYLPRQLSQPQPIPQPSPQPSPQPLRPSQLVLHRHHQLHHQHSYQGLLPPSLQDPSPAQNQNQSSSLLSQPSASHSSLPIHASISESTPQEHQSQQALPPPPPPLPPPSDPPPLPKPGQHASDANHMSVKRLRWEQVENSEGTIWGQLREDSDYDKLSDMVKYLDLDLHFGTQRRPISPPEPAFLPENFKKRDVVEILSHKKAYNASILIAHLKLSPEELRQVLMNVTTDRLEPAHIKQLLLYAPNEDEVKQYECFEQDPAKLSEPDQFIFQMLMVPEYKTRLRSLLFRTTLQERTEEMKVAFDYIYKASVELKSSKKLAKILEFVLAMGNYLNNGQPKSHRTTSFKINFLTELSTTKTVDGKSTFLHILAKSLCQHFPELLNFPRNLLTVPLAAKVNQRAITTELNDLHSTVQDIRTACQNIPATAEDHFASVMSSFLENSHPAIQSLESLQSRAMEEFSKVASYFGEDSKSTSTDTFFGIFAEFMSKFERALSETQTPENPRSPRLSSPLAW; this is translated from the exons GATGATCCGTGTCTACAGAGGGAAAAAGAGCTTCGGCTTCACGCTGCGAGGTCACGCTCCCGTCTGCATCGACTCGGTCATCCCAG ATAGTCCTGCTGAGGAATGTGGACTGAAACCAGGCGACCGCATCCTTTTCCTCAATGGACTGGACATGAG AAACTGTTCCCATGAGAAGGTGGTGTCAATGCTACAGGGCAGCGGGGGAATGCCCACTCtggtggtggaggagggtcCATCGGACTTCTCCTCAGACCAAACCGACCCAGAGGACTCCCCGAGTCTAGCTCCTGCAATGGTACCTCGCTCTAG GTCTCCAGCCCTCAGTTCCCTCCAATGGGTGGCAGAGATTCTTCCACCGAGCATCAAGGTGCACGGACGGACCTTCAGCCAGCAGCTGGAGCATCTGCTCACCATCCAGGAGAGATACACCATCTGTAAGGCCTTGGagaccttcttccagcacag GAATGTGGACACCCTGATAGTCGACATCTTTCCAGTGTTGGATACTCCAGCCAAACAGCTGATCTGGCAGTTCATCTACCAGCTCCTGACCTACGACGAgcaggagcactgccagaacaAACTGTCACGCTTCCTCGGTTTCAAGAGCAGCG tgTTGTTAGATCCCGACGGAGCCCCAGAGCACCACAAGCGGAGCAGCTCTATGCGTGTGACTGGGTCGTCCTATCGCAGCAGCGTCAGAGAAAGGAGCTCAGATGACTGCATTATCGGGACTCACCTGGGAATGG GAATTCATGTCGATGAATGTGGGAGCCCGGAGGAGAGGCAATCAGGAGACGGAACCTCCTTCCCCGAGTCCCCCGACCTCAGTCAT ATGACAGGTGTGTACACGGAGCTGGAGAACATGTATGCAGGGAAGACCGTGTCCCCCATGCAGGGCGTCCCCCCCGCAGAGCCTGAGGTGGTGGGACAGACTGAGGCCTACGGCCGCTCTCTCTCCCCCCTCACGCTGCCCCCTCTCACAG GTAACCGTAAGTCTGGCCTGTCCCTCTCCTGGAAGGAGCCTCTTCCCACCACCGTGTATGAGATCCAGCACCAGAGCAGTGTGGAGTCCAACCCCTACGTCAGCCTGGAGAGCCCTCCTGCCTCCCCTCAGCACCCGGACAGCGGTCCCAACACTCTAACCCGCCGAAAGAAGCTGTTTACCTTTTCTCGCCCGCCTCGCAGCCGGGACACAGACAAGTTCCTGGACGCCCTGAGTGAGCAGCTGGGTCACCGGGTCACTCTGGTCGATGACTTTGCGCCTGGCGAGAATGACTACGAGGAG ATTGATGAAGGTGGTTGTCATGGTTTCAGAAGAAGAGGTTGGCCT ATGAGCTTCCCAGACGACCAGGACATGGGCTTCATGTCCCACCACCTCAGCAGCGGCAGCAGCGAGGATCACAGCAGCAGCGATGAGGCTCCCTCTCCCACCTACTCCTCTGGTTACGAACCGATCCCACCACCTCCCAACCAGAGCCCTCCGCCTCCCCCGCCTTTCCAGGCTCTGATACCCCCTCCTGTCCAGTTCACCGACCCTCTCCCACCCGTGCGATTCTCCCCAGAGCACGTCCCCCGCAGCCGGGTGCCCTTTCAGCCACATCACCCCATCATCCCTCCTCCCCCGCCTCCACCAAGGTCCCTCCTGTCCAGCCGCTCCCCTCTACACAAACCCAGCCGAGAAGAAGTGGAGAAAGCTCGTCAGCGTTTCCGAGCCACGTCCACCCGGTTCTCTCAGGGCATCACCCCACTGAGCTCCTCTACTTTGCGGTCGTCCCACATGTCACGCGCCAGCTACCTCCCCCGCCAGCTTAGCCAGCCTCAACCCATCCCCCAGCCGTCCCCCCAGCCGTCCCCGCAGCCACTGAGGCCGAGCCAGTTGGTCCTGCACAGGCACCACCAGCTCCACCACCAGCACAGTTACCAGGGCCTTCTCCCACCATCTCTGCAGGACCCCAGTCCTgcacagaatcagaaccaaagctCCTCACTGCTCTCCCAGCCTTCGGCATCCCACTCCTCCCTCCCCATTCACGCCTCCATCTCTGAAAGCACACCCCAGGAACACCAGTCACAACAG GCtcttccacctcctcctccacccctgCCTCCACCCAGTGACCCACCCCCTCTGCCCAAACCGGGCCAGCACGCATCCGACGCCAACCACATGAGTGTGAAGAGGCTGCGCTGGGAGCAGGTGGAGAACTCAGAGGGAACCATCTGGGGTCAG CTGAGAGAAGATTCAGACTACGACAAGCTCAGTGACATGGTGAAGTACTTAGACCTCGACCTGCACTTTGGGACTCAGCGCAGACCCA TTTCTCCTCCAGAACCAGCATTCCTGCCAGAGAACTTTAAGAAGAGAGACGTGGTGGAGATACTGTCCCACAAGAAGGCCTACAATGCCT CCATACTCATCGCACATCTGAAGCTCTCGCCCGAAGAGCTGCGTCAGGTTCTGATGAACGTGACCACGGACCGGCTGGAGCCGGCCCACATCAAGCAGCTGCTGCTCTATGCCCCCAACGAAGATGAGGTCAAGCAGTACGAGTGCTTCGAGCAGGACCCGGCCAAACTCAGCGAGCCGGACCAGTTCATTTTCCAG ATGTTGATGGTGCCTGAGTATAAGACCCGTCTGCGCAGCCTCCTCTTCAGGACCACGCTGCAGGAGAGGACGGAGGAGATGAAGGTGGCCTTTGATTACATCTACAAGGCTTCAGTGGAGCTGAAGAGCAGCAAGAAGCTGGCTAAAATCCTGGAG TTTGTTCTCGCCATGGGGAATTACCTGAACAACGGTCAGCCCAAGAGCCACAGGACAACCAGCTTCAAGATCAACTTCCTCACTGAG TTAAGCACAACGAAGACCGTTGATGGAAAATCCACCTTTCTTCACATTCTGGCCAAGTCGTTGTGCCAGCATTTCCCTGAGCTGCTGAACTTCCCCAGAAACCTTCTGACTGTGCCTCTGGCAGCTAAAG TGAACCAGAGAGCGATCACCACGGAGCTGAATGACCTTCACTCTACAGTCCAGGACATCAGGACGGCCTGCCAGAACATCCCAGCCACGGCCGAGGACCATTTTGCTTCTGTTATGAGC AGTTTTCTGGAGAACAGCCACCCTGCGATCCAGTCCCTGGAGTCCCTGCAGTCTCGAGCGATGGAGGAGTTCTCCAAGGTGGCCTCCTACTTCGGAGAGGACAGCAAGTCCACCAGCACGGACACCTTCTTCGGCATCTTCGCAGAGTTCATGTCCAAGTTTGAG AGAGCTCTCAGTGAGACCCAGACTCCTGAAAACCCCCGAAGCCCCCGACTGTCTTCTCCTCTGGCCTGGTAG
- the grid2ipb gene encoding delphilin isoform X9, whose product MINRLCRSKSISEPQGRIRRSRSEDHSDRRRGSKRASSVPRDGGEPEREKGLRKSGSGVPTHPPLGPSQRMIRVYRGKKSFGFTLRGHAPVCIDSVIPDSPAEECGLKPGDRILFLNGLDMRNCSHEKVVSMLQGSGGMPTLVVEEGPSDFSSDQTDPEDSPSLAPAMVPRSRSPALSSLQWVAEILPPSIKVHGRTFSQQLEHLLTIQERYTICKALETFFQHRNVDTLIVDIFPVLDTPAKQLIWQFIYQLLTYDEQEHCQNKLSRFLGFKSSVLLDPDGAPEHHKRSSSMRVTGSSYRSSVRERSSDDCIIGTHLGMGIHVDECGSPEERQSGDGTSFPESPDLSHMTGVYTELENMYAGKTVSPMQGVPPAEPEVVGQTEAYGRSLSPLTLPPLTGNRKSGLSLSWKEPLPTTVYEIQHQSSVESNPYVSLESPPASPQHPDSGPNTLTRRKKLFTFSRPPRSRDTDKFLDALSEQLGHRVTLVDDFAPGENDYEEIDEGGCHGFRRRGWPMSFPDDQDMGFMSHHLSSGSSEDHSSSDEAPSPTYSSGYEPIPPPPNQSPPPPPPFQALIPPPVQFTDPLPPVRFSPEHVPRSRVPFQPHHPIIPPPPPPPRSLLSSRSPLHKPSREEVEKARQRFRATSTRFSQGITPLSSSTLRSSHMSRASYLPRQLSQPQPIPQPSPQPSPQPLRPSQLVLHRHHQLHHQHSYQGLLPPSLQDPSPAQNQNQSSSLLSQPSASHSSLPIHASISESTPQEHQSQQALPPPPPPLPPPSDPPPLPKPGQHASDANHMSVKRLRWEQVENSEGTIWGQLREDSDYDKLSDMVKYLDLDLHFGTQRRPISPPEPAFLPENFKKRDVVEILSHKKAYNASILIAHLKLSPEELRQVLMNVTTDRLEPAHIKQLLLYAPNEDEVKQYECFEQDPAKLSEPDQFIFQMLMVPEYKTRLRSLLFRTTLQERTEEMKVAFDYIYKASVELKSSKKLAKILEFVLAMGNYLNNGQPKSHRTTSFKINFLTELSTTKTVDGKSTFLHILAKSLCQHFPELLNFPRNLLTVPLAAKVNQRAITTELNDLHSTVQDIRTACQNIPATAEDHFASVMSSFLENSHPAIQSLESLQSRAMEEFSKVASYFGEDSKSTSTDTFFGIFAEFMSKFERALSETQTPENPRSPRLSSPLAW is encoded by the exons GATGATCCGTGTCTACAGAGGGAAAAAGAGCTTCGGCTTCACGCTGCGAGGTCACGCTCCCGTCTGCATCGACTCGGTCATCCCAG ATAGTCCTGCTGAGGAATGTGGACTGAAACCAGGCGACCGCATCCTTTTCCTCAATGGACTGGACATGAG AAACTGTTCCCATGAGAAGGTGGTGTCAATGCTACAGGGCAGCGGGGGAATGCCCACTCtggtggtggaggagggtcCATCGGACTTCTCCTCAGACCAAACCGACCCAGAGGACTCCCCGAGTCTAGCTCCTGCAATGGTACCTCGCTCTAG GTCTCCAGCCCTCAGTTCCCTCCAATGGGTGGCAGAGATTCTTCCACCGAGCATCAAGGTGCACGGACGGACCTTCAGCCAGCAGCTGGAGCATCTGCTCACCATCCAGGAGAGATACACCATCTGTAAGGCCTTGGagaccttcttccagcacag GAATGTGGACACCCTGATAGTCGACATCTTTCCAGTGTTGGATACTCCAGCCAAACAGCTGATCTGGCAGTTCATCTACCAGCTCCTGACCTACGACGAgcaggagcactgccagaacaAACTGTCACGCTTCCTCGGTTTCAAGAGCAGCG tgTTGTTAGATCCCGACGGAGCCCCAGAGCACCACAAGCGGAGCAGCTCTATGCGTGTGACTGGGTCGTCCTATCGCAGCAGCGTCAGAGAAAGGAGCTCAGATGACTGCATTATCGGGACTCACCTGGGAATGG GAATTCATGTCGATGAATGTGGGAGCCCGGAGGAGAGGCAATCAGGAGACGGAACCTCCTTCCCCGAGTCCCCCGACCTCAGTCAT ATGACAGGTGTGTACACGGAGCTGGAGAACATGTATGCAGGGAAGACCGTGTCCCCCATGCAGGGCGTCCCCCCCGCAGAGCCTGAGGTGGTGGGACAGACTGAGGCCTACGGCCGCTCTCTCTCCCCCCTCACGCTGCCCCCTCTCACAG GTAACCGTAAGTCTGGCCTGTCCCTCTCCTGGAAGGAGCCTCTTCCCACCACCGTGTATGAGATCCAGCACCAGAGCAGTGTGGAGTCCAACCCCTACGTCAGCCTGGAGAGCCCTCCTGCCTCCCCTCAGCACCCGGACAGCGGTCCCAACACTCTAACCCGCCGAAAGAAGCTGTTTACCTTTTCTCGCCCGCCTCGCAGCCGGGACACAGACAAGTTCCTGGACGCCCTGAGTGAGCAGCTGGGTCACCGGGTCACTCTGGTCGATGACTTTGCGCCTGGCGAGAATGACTACGAGGAG ATTGATGAAGGTGGTTGTCATGGTTTCAGAAGAAGAGGTTGGCCT ATGAGCTTCCCAGACGACCAGGACATGGGCTTCATGTCCCACCACCTCAGCAGCGGCAGCAGCGAGGATCACAGCAGCAGCGATGAGGCTCCCTCTCCCACCTACTCCTCTGGTTACGAACCGATCCCACCACCTCCCAACCAGAGCCCTCCGCCTCCCCCGCCTTTCCAGGCTCTGATACCCCCTCCTGTCCAGTTCACCGACCCTCTCCCACCCGTGCGATTCTCCCCAGAGCACGTCCCCCGCAGCCGGGTGCCCTTTCAGCCACATCACCCCATCATCCCTCCTCCCCCGCCTCCACCAAGGTCCCTCCTGTCCAGCCGCTCCCCTCTACACAAACCCAGCCGAGAAGAAGTGGAGAAAGCTCGTCAGCGTTTCCGAGCCACGTCCACCCGGTTCTCTCAGGGCATCACCCCACTGAGCTCCTCTACTTTGCGGTCGTCCCACATGTCACGCGCCAGCTACCTCCCCCGCCAGCTTAGCCAGCCTCAACCCATCCCCCAGCCGTCCCCCCAGCCGTCCCCGCAGCCACTGAGGCCGAGCCAGTTGGTCCTGCACAGGCACCACCAGCTCCACCACCAGCACAGTTACCAGGGCCTTCTCCCACCATCTCTGCAGGACCCCAGTCCTgcacagaatcagaaccaaagctCCTCACTGCTCTCCCAGCCTTCGGCATCCCACTCCTCCCTCCCCATTCACGCCTCCATCTCTGAAAGCACACCCCAGGAACACCAGTCACAACAG GCtcttccacctcctcctccacccctgCCTCCACCCAGTGACCCACCCCCTCTGCCCAAACCGGGCCAGCACGCATCCGACGCCAACCACATGAGTGTGAAGAGGCTGCGCTGGGAGCAGGTGGAGAACTCAGAGGGAACCATCTGGGGTCAG CTGAGAGAAGATTCAGACTACGACAAGCTCAGTGACATGGTGAAGTACTTAGACCTCGACCTGCACTTTGGGACTCAGCGCAGACCCA TTTCTCCTCCAGAACCAGCATTCCTGCCAGAGAACTTTAAGAAGAGAGACGTGGTGGAGATACTGTCCCACAAGAAGGCCTACAATGCCT CCATACTCATCGCACATCTGAAGCTCTCGCCCGAAGAGCTGCGTCAGGTTCTGATGAACGTGACCACGGACCGGCTGGAGCCGGCCCACATCAAGCAGCTGCTGCTCTATGCCCCCAACGAAGATGAGGTCAAGCAGTACGAGTGCTTCGAGCAGGACCCGGCCAAACTCAGCGAGCCGGACCAGTTCATTTTCCAG ATGTTGATGGTGCCTGAGTATAAGACCCGTCTGCGCAGCCTCCTCTTCAGGACCACGCTGCAGGAGAGGACGGAGGAGATGAAGGTGGCCTTTGATTACATCTACAAGGCTTCAGTGGAGCTGAAGAGCAGCAAGAAGCTGGCTAAAATCCTGGAG TTTGTTCTCGCCATGGGGAATTACCTGAACAACGGTCAGCCCAAGAGCCACAGGACAACCAGCTTCAAGATCAACTTCCTCACTGAG TTAAGCACAACGAAGACCGTTGATGGAAAATCCACCTTTCTTCACATTCTGGCCAAGTCGTTGTGCCAGCATTTCCCTGAGCTGCTGAACTTCCCCAGAAACCTTCTGACTGTGCCTCTGGCAGCTAAAG TGAACCAGAGAGCGATCACCACGGAGCTGAATGACCTTCACTCTACAGTCCAGGACATCAGGACGGCCTGCCAGAACATCCCAGCCACGGCCGAGGACCATTTTGCTTCTGTTATGAGC AGTTTTCTGGAGAACAGCCACCCTGCGATCCAGTCCCTGGAGTCCCTGCAGTCTCGAGCGATGGAGGAGTTCTCCAAGGTGGCCTCCTACTTCGGAGAGGACAGCAAGTCCACCAGCACGGACACCTTCTTCGGCATCTTCGCAGAGTTCATGTCCAAGTTTGAG AGAGCTCTCAGTGAGACCCAGACTCCTGAAAACCCCCGAAGCCCCCGACTGTCTTCTCCTCTGGCCTGGTAG